A window of the Chloroflexi bacterium ADurb.Bin180 genome harbors these coding sequences:
- a CDS encoding Oxidoreductase molybdopterin binding domain protein, translating into MSKLRTLMLAVLVLCLAVGCGQPGDHGGQTKPTAAPTSPVVLELVGPTGTKTLTMDELKALPVEEGWSGYKNSVGRITLPERYKGVSMEYLCSLVGGLTPERAVEMVGADGYFMTLSYKEAMEGKLVTYDPGTGKEIQFNEPLKTIIAFEREGQPLPAASDGALRFAAISARNNQLIDGHWTVKWLAKLVLKEATRDWTLHLEGQIVEEMSKSTFESGATPCCHRRIWTDEQGGIWAGIPLWHLIGRIDDDITHQAGGFNDGIAKLGYTVELVAADGYSVTFDSSRVRYNNNLIVVNTLDEKPLEDKYFPLRLVGSDVQKKDAIAQITSIILHLPKGVPLPTAVIPAPGAPMPTLPPSSSAPTLVIRGNVEKELTFSMAELKAMAIDLETEHPIEGMGKYSGARIHELLQKAGAKPGIKFAVLVSGDGARTSMPFGLLDGCADCLAGFSYDGRLLSVMPTMDCYFWIKDLVAIELD; encoded by the coding sequence ATGAGCAAGTTGCGGACTCTGATGCTGGCCGTACTGGTGCTGTGTCTGGCGGTTGGCTGTGGTCAGCCTGGCGACCATGGCGGTCAGACCAAACCGACTGCTGCACCTACGTCACCGGTGGTGCTGGAACTGGTGGGCCCGACCGGAACGAAAACACTGACCATGGACGAGCTGAAGGCGCTACCGGTGGAGGAGGGCTGGTCAGGTTACAAGAACAGCGTGGGGAGGATCACCCTTCCCGAGCGCTACAAGGGCGTATCAATGGAGTACCTGTGCAGCCTGGTTGGCGGCCTTACGCCAGAACGAGCGGTCGAGATGGTGGGTGCCGACGGCTACTTTATGACCCTGTCGTACAAAGAGGCGATGGAAGGCAAGCTGGTGACCTACGACCCGGGCACAGGCAAGGAGATCCAGTTCAACGAGCCGCTCAAGACCATCATCGCCTTCGAAAGGGAAGGCCAGCCGCTCCCCGCCGCCAGCGACGGAGCCCTGCGCTTTGCCGCCATCAGTGCCAGAAATAACCAGCTCATCGATGGCCACTGGACCGTCAAGTGGCTGGCCAAGCTGGTGCTGAAGGAGGCCACGCGCGATTGGACGTTGCACCTGGAAGGCCAGATAGTCGAGGAGATGTCCAAGTCGACATTCGAGTCCGGCGCCACTCCCTGCTGCCATCGCCGTATCTGGACCGATGAACAGGGTGGCATCTGGGCGGGCATACCGCTCTGGCACCTGATCGGGCGCATAGACGACGACATCACCCATCAGGCCGGCGGCTTTAACGACGGCATTGCCAAACTCGGCTACACCGTCGAGCTCGTCGCGGCTGACGGCTACTCCGTTACCTTTGATAGCTCGCGAGTCAGGTACAACAACAACCTGATTGTGGTGAACACGCTGGACGAAAAGCCACTGGAAGACAAGTACTTCCCGCTGCGTCTCGTTGGCTCGGATGTGCAGAAGAAAGACGCCATTGCTCAGATTACCAGCATCATCCTGCATTTGCCCAAGGGAGTTCCGCTGCCCACGGCAGTGATCCCCGCACCGGGAGCGCCGATGCCAACTCTGCCGCCCAGCAGTTCGGCCCCGACGCTGGTGATTCGGGGCAACGTGGAGAAAGAGCTGACCTTCTCGATGGCCGAGCTCAAGGCCATGGCTATCGACCTCGAGACTGAGCATCCCATCGAGGGCATGGGCAAGTACAGCGGCGCGCGAATCCACGAGCTGCTGCAGAAAGCCGGCGCCAAGCCAGGTATCAAGTTCGCGGTGCTGGTCTCTGGCGACGGCGCACGAACGTCGATGCCCTTTGGACTGTTGGATGGCTGTGCCGACTGCCTGGCCGGGTTCAGCTACGACGGCCGGCTCCTGTCCGTGATGCCGACGATGGACTGTTACTTCTGGATCAAAGACCTGGTGGCTATCGAACTCGACTAG
- a CDS encoding molybdate ABC transporter periplasmic substrate-binding protein, protein MRRRLLVVCLCFLLVLPAGCAPKKRTAVPVFFAGSLIIPFQELEAAYEAQHPEVDLLLEGHGSIQVIRHVTEIHELIDVVVTADHALIPMLMYSAQVPETRAPYADWYIEFATNKLSLAYRSDSRYANEITADNWYEVISRPDVRLGLADPRFDACGYRALMVVQMAEKLYGQPTLFEDLITGSFRTGITTRLENGRLVIHVPEILEVKDKSPLVLRAYSIQLIALLESGDLDYAFEYESVIKQHQLQSVALPDELNLGAEALADHYGQVEVRMDYQRFASVQPVFRGEPIAYGVTIPTNAPHPAEAARFVAFLLGPEGQKILLNNHQPLIIPGRASNYERVPAALQSLCVPAPELSGTGLLR, encoded by the coding sequence GTGAGACGTCGGCTGCTTGTGGTTTGCCTGTGCTTTCTGCTGGTGTTGCCGGCCGGGTGCGCCCCAAAGAAGAGAACCGCGGTGCCCGTCTTTTTCGCGGGGAGTCTCATTATCCCTTTCCAGGAACTCGAGGCGGCTTACGAGGCGCAACATCCGGAGGTGGACCTGCTGCTGGAGGGCCATGGCAGCATCCAGGTTATCCGCCACGTGACCGAGATACACGAGCTCATCGATGTGGTGGTGACGGCCGACCACGCGCTCATCCCGATGCTGATGTACTCGGCGCAGGTGCCGGAAACCAGGGCGCCCTATGCCGACTGGTACATCGAATTCGCCACGAACAAGCTCTCGCTGGCCTATCGATCCGACAGCCGCTACGCTAACGAGATCACCGCAGACAACTGGTACGAGGTCATCTCGCGCCCCGACGTCAGACTGGGTCTGGCCGACCCGCGCTTTGATGCCTGCGGCTACCGCGCGCTGATGGTGGTGCAGATGGCCGAAAAGCTCTACGGCCAGCCCACATTGTTCGAAGACCTGATCACCGGCAGCTTCCGCACCGGGATCACCACGCGCCTGGAGAACGGACGCCTGGTCATTCACGTGCCAGAGATCCTCGAGGTCAAGGACAAGTCGCCTCTGGTGCTCCGCGCCTACAGCATTCAACTGATAGCGCTGCTCGAATCGGGCGACCTGGACTATGCTTTCGAGTATGAGAGCGTCATCAAGCAGCACCAGCTCCAGTCGGTGGCGCTTCCCGACGAACTGAACCTGGGTGCTGAGGCGCTGGCCGATCACTATGGCCAGGTAGAAGTGCGTATGGACTATCAGCGCTTCGCTTCGGTGCAGCCGGTGTTTCGCGGCGAGCCCATCGCCTACGGGGTGACCATTCCCACCAATGCTCCTCATCCCGCAGAAGCGGCGAGGTTCGTGGCCTTTTTGCTGGGGCCAGAGGGACAAAAGATCCTGCTGAACAACCATCAGCCCCTGATCATCCCCGGACGAGCCAGCAACTATGAGCGTGTGCCTGCGGCACTGCAGTCACTGTGCGTGCCGGCGCCCGAGCTATCGGGCACCGGCCTGTTAAGGTGA
- the cysW gene encoding Sulfate transport system permease protein CysW: MSSPRAAPSGTGRFRRPDGLAKAFALLSALLLLFVLLPLLDTLLGTSFRALLATLTDSQVMNALALTFLAAAVATLLTLLTGVPLAYLLARYDFGGKRWVEGVVNLPVVVPHTAAGIALLMVFGRQGVLGKPLGTVGLSFTDTFAGVVVGMLFVSLPFLVNAARESFEMVDPELERMAETQGATSWQAFWLVALPLALRGILAGALLMWGRAISEFGAVVILAYHPKTVPVLVFERFEGFGLAAAQPVAVLLIIASLAVFVLLQTLVVPPRDGRHSNL, from the coding sequence GTGAGCAGCCCCAGGGCGGCGCCTTCCGGTACGGGGCGATTTCGCCGACCCGACGGGCTGGCCAAAGCATTTGCCCTGTTGAGCGCGCTGCTGTTACTCTTTGTGCTGCTGCCGCTGCTGGACACTCTGCTGGGAACCAGCTTCAGGGCGCTGCTGGCCACGCTGACTGATTCGCAGGTTATGAACGCACTGGCACTGACCTTTCTTGCCGCTGCCGTGGCCACTTTGCTCACCCTTCTGACTGGAGTTCCTCTGGCCTACCTTCTGGCGCGCTATGACTTTGGCGGCAAGAGGTGGGTAGAGGGGGTGGTGAACCTGCCGGTGGTGGTTCCCCATACGGCTGCCGGCATCGCCCTGCTGATGGTCTTTGGCCGGCAGGGGGTGCTGGGCAAGCCGCTGGGAACGGTGGGGCTCAGCTTTACCGATACCTTTGCCGGGGTAGTGGTGGGGATGCTCTTTGTGAGCCTGCCGTTCCTGGTGAACGCGGCCAGAGAGTCCTTCGAGATGGTGGATCCCGAGCTGGAGAGAATGGCCGAGACGCAGGGTGCCACGAGCTGGCAGGCTTTCTGGTTGGTGGCCTTGCCTCTGGCCCTGCGGGGCATCCTGGCGGGGGCGCTCTTGATGTGGGGCCGGGCCATCAGCGAGTTCGGCGCGGTGGTGATCCTGGCGTATCACCCCAAGACCGTGCCGGTGCTCGTTTTTGAGCGCTTTGAAGGTTTCGGTCTGGCGGCGGCTCAGCCGGTGGCGGTGCTGCTCATCATCGCTTCGCTGGCGGTGTTCGTACTCCTCCAGACGCTGGTCGTCCCCCCTCGCGACGGACGGCACTCGAACCTCTAG